A portion of the Thunnus maccoyii chromosome 20, fThuMac1.1, whole genome shotgun sequence genome contains these proteins:
- the LOC121887213 gene encoding microfibril-associated glycoprotein 4-like, with protein MSHHVKTVQVYCDMDSDGGRWTVFQRRMDGSLNFYRPWDQYKKGFGSAAGEYWLGLESLYHITQRKKYELLVDMEDFSGNKASARYSSFSIDPESYGYTLHGSGFTDGGAGDSLSYHNGQKFTTFDKDQDSWTDGNCARKFLGAFWYNNCHKTNPNGVYRWGADNTQREVGVEWSHWKGFNYSLKAISMKIRPVQ; from the exons gtgtactGTGACATGGACTCAGACGGAGGACGTTGGACG GTGTTCCAGAGGAGGATGGACGGCTCGCTGAACTTCTACAGGCCCTGGGATCAGTACAAGAAGGGCTTTGGTAGCGCTGCTGGAGAGTACTGGCTCG gtctTGAGAGTCTCTACCATATTACTCAGAGGAAAAAATACGAGCTGCTGGTCGACATGGAGGACTTCAGTGGAAACAAAGCGTCTGCTCGTTACTCCTCGTTCTCCATTGATCCAGAGTCCTATGGATACACACTGCATGGGTCTGGATTCACTGATGGAGGAGCAG GAGACTCCCTGAGTTATCACAACGGACAGAAGTTCACCACCTTCGACAAAGACCAGGACTCCTGGACAGACGGGAACTGTGCCAGAAAATTCCTGGGGGCATTCTGGTACAACAACTGTCACAAAACAAACCCCAATGGGGTTTATCGCTGGGGGGCTGATAACACTCAGCGTGAGGTAGGAGTGGAGTGGTCCCACTGGAAGGGCTTTAACTACTCCCTGAAGGCCATCAGCATGAAGATTCGTCCTGTGCAGTAA
- the LOC121887351 gene encoding H-2 class II histocompatibility antigen, A-Q alpha chain-like isoform X1 gives MDFSLVLLVLLVLGIVSTAHAARYEGTMFYGCFESCDCKVQLHWDGDQVMYADFKSGETVWTAPLLSEVENTMSAGFYIQSQVSKERLCKHYLPKATQIDKNPTEEKAPRMLVYPSEEAELGKEITLYCYISHFYPPLINVTWTRNGFKVTEGVALSNPQPETDGTFSQLASLSFHPKTDDVLGCTVQHQALSHPVNTAWGETNSRGYLEYNVGGGMNYKAVSSPNMSYISFINNPFISMSERTFSTGISTRIGLFSQYSCLKYYPT, from the exons cTCGTTATGAAGGGACAATGTTCTACGGCTGCTTCGAGTCATGTGACTGCAAGGTTCAGTTGCACTGGGATGGAGACCAGGTGATGTACGCTGACTTCAAGAGTGGAGAAACAGTGTGGACGGCGCCGCTGCTGTCAGAGGTGGAAAACACAATGTCAGCTGGATTTTACATACAGTCTCAAGTTAGCAAGGAGAGACTGTGTAAACACTATCTCCCTAAAGCTACGCAGATCGACAAGAATCCCACTGAAGAAAAAG CCCCCAGAATGCTCGTCTATCCCAGCGAGGAGGCAGAGCTGGGGAAGGAGATCACCCTCTACTGTTACATCAGTCACTTCTACCCCCCACTAATCAACGTCACATGGACCAGGAATGGTTTTAAGGTGACAGAAGGTGTGGCTCTCAGCAACCCCCAGCCTGAGACTGACGGGACCTTCAGCCAGCTGGCCAGCCTCTCTTTTCATCCAAAGACAGACGACGTGCTGGGCTGCACCGTACAGCATCAAGCCCTGAGCCACCCTGTCAACACAGCATGGGGTGAGACAAATAGTAGGGGTTACCTGGAATATAATGTAGGTGGAGGGATGAATTACAAAGCTGTCTCTTCTCCTAATATGTCCTATATTTCTTTCATTAACAATCCCTTCATCAGTATGTCAGAGAGGACATTCAGCACAGGCATAAGCACAAGAATCGGGTTGTTTTCGCAATACAGCTGCCTAAAATATTACCCAACATAG
- the LOC121887351 gene encoding RLA class II histocompatibility antigen, DP alpha-1 chain-like isoform X2: MDFSLVLLVLLVLGIVSTAHAARYEGTMFYGCFESCDCKVQLHWDGDQVMYADFKSGETVWTAPLLSEVENTMSAGFYIQSQVSKERLCKHYLPKATQIDKNPTEEKAPRMLVYPSEEAELGKEITLYCYISHFYPPLINVTWTRNGFKVTEGVALSNPQPETDGTFSQLASLSFHPKTDDVLGCTVQHQALSHPVNTAWVLPVNPDASGAVACLSLGVICLTGGVIIFIISASDTLRQQLFGSCQTSFHRVAG, translated from the exons cTCGTTATGAAGGGACAATGTTCTACGGCTGCTTCGAGTCATGTGACTGCAAGGTTCAGTTGCACTGGGATGGAGACCAGGTGATGTACGCTGACTTCAAGAGTGGAGAAACAGTGTGGACGGCGCCGCTGCTGTCAGAGGTGGAAAACACAATGTCAGCTGGATTTTACATACAGTCTCAAGTTAGCAAGGAGAGACTGTGTAAACACTATCTCCCTAAAGCTACGCAGATCGACAAGAATCCCACTGAAGAAAAAG CCCCCAGAATGCTCGTCTATCCCAGCGAGGAGGCAGAGCTGGGGAAGGAGATCACCCTCTACTGTTACATCAGTCACTTCTACCCCCCACTAATCAACGTCACATGGACCAGGAATGGTTTTAAGGTGACAGAAGGTGTGGCTCTCAGCAACCCCCAGCCTGAGACTGACGGGACCTTCAGCCAGCTGGCCAGCCTCTCTTTTCATCCAAAGACAGACGACGTGCTGGGCTGCACCGTACAGCATCAAGCCCTGAGCCACCCTGTCAACACAGCATGGG TGCTGCCTGTGAACCCGGATGCTTCAGGAGCAGTGGCGTGTCTCTCTTTGGGAGTCATCTGTCTGACTGGTGGAGTTATCATCTTCATCATAAGTGCCAGCGACACCCTCCGACAGCAGCTGTTTGGCAGCTGCCAGACTTCATTTCACAGGGTTGCTGGGTAA